In Cervus elaphus chromosome 5, mCerEla1.1, whole genome shotgun sequence, the following proteins share a genomic window:
- the ZNF70 gene encoding zinc finger protein 70 isoform X1, translated as MEKPGLSRSQEQLCVSQTDPATGMTGPSVEIPLAAKLGEAFVFADGLDMQTDLFPEEDLGAPFLQGRALEQMAVIYKEIPLGEQGGEQDDFRGDFDLCSSPVLPQSVPPGDRAQDDEPFCPAFLQKSDPTVYRITGSGEAADLPAGEAAGRGDSGPEGPPRTAQPAKPYACRECGKAFSQSSHLLRHLVIHTGEKPYECGECGRAFSQSSHLLRHQAIHTGEKPYACRECGRAFRQSSALAQHGKTHSGRRPYACRECGKDFSRSSSLRKHERIHSGEKPYACQECGKAFNQSSGLSQHRKTHSLQRPHACELCGKAFCHRSHLLRHQRVHTGKKPYACEDCGKAFSQSSNLIEHRKTHTGEKPYRCQKCGKAFSQSSSLIEHQRIHTGEKPYECGQCGKAFCHSSALIQHQRIHTGRKPYVCNECGKAFRHRSALIEHYKTHTRERPYECNRCGKAFRGSSHLLRHQKVHAADKL; from the exons ATGGAAAAACCAGGACTTAGCAG aagCCAAGAGCAGTTGTGTGTGTCTCAGACAGATCCAGCCACTGGGATGACTGGACCCTCCGTGGAGATCCCCCTGGCCGCCAAGCTGGGTGAGGCTTTCGTGTTTGCAGATGGGCTGGACATGCAGACAGACCTGTTCCCAGAGGAGGACCTGGGGGCCCCTTTTCTTCAGGGGAGGGCTCTGGAGCAGATGGCCGTCATCTACAAGGAGATACCTCTCGGGGAGCAAGGCGGGGAGCAGGATGATTTCCGGGGGGACTTCGATCTGTGCTCGAGCCCCGTTCTGCCTCAGAGCGTCCCCCCAGGAGACAGGGCCCAGGACGATGAGCCGTTCTGCCCGGCCTTCCTCCAGAAATCAGACCCGACTGTATACCGGATCACGGGCAGCGGGGAAGCCGCTGATCTGCCCGCTGGGGAGGCGGCGGGCAGGGGGGACTCAGGGCCCGAGGGGCCGCCCAGGACCGCGCAGCCCGCCAAGCCGTACGCGTGTCGGGAGTGCGGCAAGGCCTTCAGCCAGAGCTCGCACCTGCTCCGGCACCTGGTGATCCACACCGGGGAGAAGCCCTACGAGTGCGGCGAGTGCGGCAGGGCCTTCAGCCAGAGCTCGCACCTGCTCCGGCACCAGGCCATCCACACCGGGGAGAAGCCCTACGCCTGCCGCGAGTGCGGCAGGGCCTTCCGCCAGAGCTCGGCGCTGGCGCAGCACGGGAAGACGCACAGCGGGAGGCGGCCCTACGCCTGCCGCGAGTGCGGCAAGGACTTCAGCCGCAGCTCCAGCCTCCGCAAGCACGAGCGCATCCACAGCGGGGAGAAGCCCTACGCGTGCCAGGAGTGCGGCAAGGCCTTCAACCAGAGCTCGGGCCTCAGCCAGCACCGCAAGACCCACTCGCTGCAGAGGCCGCACGCCTGCGAGCTGTGCGGGAAGGCCTTCTGCCACCGCTCGCACCTGCTGCGGCACCAGCGCGTCCACACGGGCAAGAAGCCGTACGCCTGCGAGGACTGCGGCAAGGCCTTCAGCCAGAGCTCCAACCTCATCGAGCACCGCAAGACgcacacgggcgagaagccctacCGCTGCCAGAAGTGCGGCAAGGCCTTCAGCCAGAGCTCGTCACTCATCGAGCACCAGCGCAtccacacgggcgagaagccctacGAGTGCGGCCAGTGCGGCAAGGCCTTCTGCCACAGCTCGGCGCTCATCCAGCACCAGCGCATCCACACGGGCCGCAAGCCCTACGTGTGCAACGAGTGCGGCAAGGCCTTCCGCCACCGCTCGGCGCTCATCGAGCACTACAAGACGCACACGCGCGAGCGGCCCTACGAGTGCAACCGCTGCGGCAAGGCCTTCCGGGGCAGCTCGCACCTCCTCCGCCACCAGAAGGTCCACGCGGCCGACAAGCTCTAG
- the VPREB3 gene encoding pre-B lymphocyte protein 3, whose product MSLIPPQTPSQAVTQREAADGAEPCTPCVWDPQGSSPCRWVLPFIPGGSPCLEGPRSVDLLTACSLGRFPCGVMMRKASTDTRLQEAPQARSLTFGEMAPPSPRQGADDLHAVSGSSGLPRVEVLKHLEHRLHNSGLPPASLPPAMACPPLALLLLGALLAAFQPALTKPEALQVFPGQVAQLSCTISPRYAIIGDLGVSWYQQRAGSAPRLLLYYRSEEDQHRAPGIPDRFSAAADAAHNTCILTISPVQPEDDADYYCFVGDLF is encoded by the exons ATGTCCCTCATACCCCCGCAAACTCCCAGCCAGGCTGTCACACAGAGGGAGGCGGCCGACGGGGCAGAGCCTTGCACTCCCTGCGTGTGGGATCCACAGGGGTCGTCACCGTGTCGGTGGGTCCTTCCTTTCATCCCAGGAGGGTCCCCCTGCCTGGAGGGGCCCCGGTCTGTGGATCTGCTCACCGCCTGCTCTTTGGGTCGTTTCCCGTGTGGGGTGATGATGAGGAAGGCCAGTACAGACACTCGCCTGCAG GAGGCCCCACAGGCCCGCTCGCTGACGTTTGGGGAGATGGCACCGCCCTCCCCCCGTCAGGGGGCTGACGATTTGCATGCCGTGTCGGGGTCCAGCGGCCTCCCTCGCGTGGAGGTCCTGAAGCACCTGGAGCACCGCCTGCACAACAGCGGACtcccgcctgcctccctgcctccggcCATGGCCTGCCCGCCTCTGGCCCTCCTTCTGCTGGGGGCCCTCCTGGCAG CCTTCCAGCCAGCCCTGACCAAGCCAGAAGCACTGCAGGTCTTCCCAGGCCAAGTGGCCCAACTGTCCTGCACAATCAGCCCCCGTTACGCCATCATCGGGGACCTCGGCGTGTCCTGGTATCAGCAGCGAGCAGGCAGCGCCCCCCGCCTGCTCCTCTACTACCGCTCAGAGGAGGACCAACACCGGGCCCCTGGCATCCCGGACCGCTTCTCCGCAGCTGCGGATGCAGCCCACAACACCTGCATCCTGACCATCAGCCCCGTGCAACCCGAAGATGATGCCGATTATTACTGCTTTGTGGGCGACTTATTCTAG
- the ZNF70 gene encoding zinc finger protein 70 isoform X2, whose amino-acid sequence MTGPSVEIPLAAKLGEAFVFADGLDMQTDLFPEEDLGAPFLQGRALEQMAVIYKEIPLGEQGGEQDDFRGDFDLCSSPVLPQSVPPGDRAQDDEPFCPAFLQKSDPTVYRITGSGEAADLPAGEAAGRGDSGPEGPPRTAQPAKPYACRECGKAFSQSSHLLRHLVIHTGEKPYECGECGRAFSQSSHLLRHQAIHTGEKPYACRECGRAFRQSSALAQHGKTHSGRRPYACRECGKDFSRSSSLRKHERIHSGEKPYACQECGKAFNQSSGLSQHRKTHSLQRPHACELCGKAFCHRSHLLRHQRVHTGKKPYACEDCGKAFSQSSNLIEHRKTHTGEKPYRCQKCGKAFSQSSSLIEHQRIHTGEKPYECGQCGKAFCHSSALIQHQRIHTGRKPYVCNECGKAFRHRSALIEHYKTHTRERPYECNRCGKAFRGSSHLLRHQKVHAADKL is encoded by the coding sequence ATGACTGGACCCTCCGTGGAGATCCCCCTGGCCGCCAAGCTGGGTGAGGCTTTCGTGTTTGCAGATGGGCTGGACATGCAGACAGACCTGTTCCCAGAGGAGGACCTGGGGGCCCCTTTTCTTCAGGGGAGGGCTCTGGAGCAGATGGCCGTCATCTACAAGGAGATACCTCTCGGGGAGCAAGGCGGGGAGCAGGATGATTTCCGGGGGGACTTCGATCTGTGCTCGAGCCCCGTTCTGCCTCAGAGCGTCCCCCCAGGAGACAGGGCCCAGGACGATGAGCCGTTCTGCCCGGCCTTCCTCCAGAAATCAGACCCGACTGTATACCGGATCACGGGCAGCGGGGAAGCCGCTGATCTGCCCGCTGGGGAGGCGGCGGGCAGGGGGGACTCAGGGCCCGAGGGGCCGCCCAGGACCGCGCAGCCCGCCAAGCCGTACGCGTGTCGGGAGTGCGGCAAGGCCTTCAGCCAGAGCTCGCACCTGCTCCGGCACCTGGTGATCCACACCGGGGAGAAGCCCTACGAGTGCGGCGAGTGCGGCAGGGCCTTCAGCCAGAGCTCGCACCTGCTCCGGCACCAGGCCATCCACACCGGGGAGAAGCCCTACGCCTGCCGCGAGTGCGGCAGGGCCTTCCGCCAGAGCTCGGCGCTGGCGCAGCACGGGAAGACGCACAGCGGGAGGCGGCCCTACGCCTGCCGCGAGTGCGGCAAGGACTTCAGCCGCAGCTCCAGCCTCCGCAAGCACGAGCGCATCCACAGCGGGGAGAAGCCCTACGCGTGCCAGGAGTGCGGCAAGGCCTTCAACCAGAGCTCGGGCCTCAGCCAGCACCGCAAGACCCACTCGCTGCAGAGGCCGCACGCCTGCGAGCTGTGCGGGAAGGCCTTCTGCCACCGCTCGCACCTGCTGCGGCACCAGCGCGTCCACACGGGCAAGAAGCCGTACGCCTGCGAGGACTGCGGCAAGGCCTTCAGCCAGAGCTCCAACCTCATCGAGCACCGCAAGACgcacacgggcgagaagccctacCGCTGCCAGAAGTGCGGCAAGGCCTTCAGCCAGAGCTCGTCACTCATCGAGCACCAGCGCAtccacacgggcgagaagccctacGAGTGCGGCCAGTGCGGCAAGGCCTTCTGCCACAGCTCGGCGCTCATCCAGCACCAGCGCATCCACACGGGCCGCAAGCCCTACGTGTGCAACGAGTGCGGCAAGGCCTTCCGCCACCGCTCGGCGCTCATCGAGCACTACAAGACGCACACGCGCGAGCGGCCCTACGAGTGCAACCGCTGCGGCAAGGCCTTCCGGGGCAGCTCGCACCTCCTCCGCCACCAGAAGGTCCACGCGGCCGACAAGCTCTAG